From one Peptoniphilaceae bacterium AMB_02 genomic stretch:
- the ispG gene encoding flavodoxin-dependent (E)-4-hydroxy-3-methylbut-2-enyl-diphosphate synthase: MNRKKTKQIKVGSVLVGGDAPITIQSMTNTNTSDIEATVNQILRMEEKGCHIVRSAINNLEDAKAIKVIKDRTNIPFIADIQFDYKLGLMAVEHGCDCLRINPGNIGAEYKVKEVVDICRKYDVPIRIGVNSGSLSREIIDKFGGVNTDSLVASAIDQVQMLEKYDFDKIKISIKSSNVNTMIESYTKLSSLVDYPLHLGVTEAGPVLKGTIKSSIGIGTLLYNGIGDTFRVSLTGDSVQEVVVGREILKSLGLLKEGIDLISCPTCSRTKIDLIDLVNRAEKRLENLNKVATIAIMGCPVNGPGEAREADLGIACGDGYGILFKKGKVIRRVEEKDLLEALINEVEML, encoded by the coding sequence ATTAATAGAAAAAAAACAAAACAAATAAAAGTGGGAAGTGTATTAGTCGGTGGTGATGCACCGATTACAATACAGTCCATGACGAATACAAATACCTCAGATATAGAAGCTACTGTGAATCAAATACTCAGAATGGAAGAAAAAGGCTGTCATATTGTTCGTTCGGCAATTAACAATCTAGAGGATGCCAAGGCTATAAAAGTTATAAAGGATAGAACAAATATACCTTTTATAGCCGATATTCAATTCGATTACAAGCTGGGGTTGATGGCTGTTGAGCATGGATGCGATTGCCTACGCATTAATCCCGGTAATATTGGAGCAGAATATAAGGTAAAAGAAGTAGTTGATATTTGCCGTAAATACGATGTTCCGATAAGAATTGGTGTAAACTCAGGCTCACTATCTAGAGAAATCATTGATAAATTCGGTGGCGTGAACACCGATAGTTTGGTTGCAAGTGCAATAGATCAAGTTCAAATGCTTGAAAAATACGATTTTGACAAAATTAAAATCTCTATAAAATCAAGCAATGTAAATACTATGATAGAGTCATATACTAAACTATCGAGTCTGGTAGACTACCCACTACACCTGGGAGTCACTGAAGCAGGACCTGTTTTGAAGGGGACGATAAAGTCCAGCATTGGTATCGGAACACTATTATATAATGGTATCGGCGATACTTTTAGAGTGTCATTGACAGGTGATTCCGTCCAGGAAGTAGTTGTTGGCAGAGAGATTCTTAAATCATTAGGACTTCTCAAAGAAGGCATAGATTTGATTTCTTGCCCTACATGTAGTAGAACAAAAATAGATCTGATTGACTTAGTCAATCGTGCTGAAAAAAGACTTGAGAATTTAAATAAGGTTGCAACTATCGCGATAATGGGTTGTCCCGTCAATGGACCAGGGGAAGCAAGAGAAGCCGATTTAGGAATTGCTTGTGGTGACGGATATGGAATACTATTTAAAAAGGGTAAGGTAATAAGAAGAGTTGAAGAAAAAGATTTACTCGAAGCTTTGATTAATGAAGTAGAAATGTTGTAG
- the pyrH gene encoding UMP kinase yields the protein MNGSYKRVILKLSGEALSGGKGHGLDDKTINNICSKIVEISKRDVQIAIVVGGGNYWRGKSSTMIDRSTSDNMGMLGTVINALRLQASLEEMGVETRVQTAIAMQQVAEPYIRRRALRHLEKGRIVIFGAGSGLPYFSTDTTAALRAAEIDADVILIGKQGVDGVYDDDPNINPDAKKFDELTYIDILNLGLGIMDSTATSLCMDNNIPLQVFGIDDPQNLIRIFDGEKIGTIIR from the coding sequence ATGAATGGAAGTTATAAAAGAGTAATTCTTAAATTAAGTGGAGAAGCTCTTTCGGGTGGCAAAGGTCATGGTTTAGATGACAAAACTATAAACAATATCTGTTCTAAAATAGTTGAAATTAGCAAAAGGGATGTTCAAATAGCAATAGTTGTAGGTGGGGGGAATTACTGGAGAGGTAAATCCAGTACCATGATAGATAGATCTACATCTGACAATATGGGAATGCTTGGTACCGTAATCAATGCTCTTAGATTGCAAGCTTCACTTGAAGAAATGGGTGTAGAAACTCGTGTGCAAACTGCTATTGCTATGCAACAGGTAGCTGAACCTTATATAAGACGTAGAGCTTTAAGACATCTAGAAAAAGGAAGAATAGTTATTTTTGGAGCAGGATCCGGACTACCATACTTTTCTACTGATACCACAGCGGCATTAAGGGCTGCTGAGATTGATGCAGATGTTATACTCATTGGTAAACAAGGTGTAGATGGTGTATACGATGATGATCCGAATATTAATCCAGATGCTAAAAAATTCGATGAATTGACATATATTGACATACTTAATTTAGGATTGGGTATAATGGATTCTACAGCAACATCTCTTTGTATGGATAATAATATACCTCTTCAAGTTTTCGGTATAGATGATCCACAAAATTTAATCAGAATTTTTGATGGTGAAAAAATAGGAACAATTATTCGTTAG
- the rimM gene encoding ribosome maturation factor RimM (Essential for efficient processing of 16S rRNA) codes for MDYIKVGQIIGTFGIRGEIKLFPITSDINRFDRPVEYYIGIDGPTVTVGKYRQDKNILIIKFNEFDNINLVEQYKGEYLYISSDDLMELEEDQYYHHDILGLKVYENTEHIGEIIDIIENPSNDIYVVKTTEGREFYLPAVKQFIKKVDLTNRCMEVKLIQGMKDEI; via the coding sequence ATGGATTATATAAAAGTAGGACAAATTATTGGGACTTTCGGGATAAGAGGTGAGATTAAACTCTTCCCGATCACTTCCGATATTAATAGATTCGATAGACCTGTTGAATATTATATCGGAATAGACGGTCCGACTGTGACAGTTGGAAAGTACAGACAAGACAAGAATATACTGATTATTAAGTTCAATGAATTTGATAATATAAACCTTGTGGAACAATACAAAGGAGAATATCTCTATATTTCCTCTGATGATTTAATGGAACTAGAGGAAGATCAGTACTATCATCATGATATCTTAGGACTTAAAGTCTATGAGAATACTGAGCATATAGGAGAGATTATAGATATTATTGAGAATCCAAGTAATGACATCTATGTAGTTAAAACTACCGAAGGCAGGGAGTTTTATTTGCCTGCGGTTAAACAGTTTATCAAAAAAGTAGATTTAACCAATAGATGCATGGAAGTTAAATTGATTCAAGGTATGAAAGATGAGATTTGA
- a CDS encoding KH domain-containing protein → MKDLILNIAKQLVDNPENVIVDESREGNILTIRINVDPSDMGKIIGKQGRIAKAIRTVAKAAGTKENLQVNIDIVD, encoded by the coding sequence ATGAAAGATTTAATATTGAATATAGCTAAACAATTAGTTGACAATCCTGAAAATGTTATAGTAGACGAAAGTAGAGAAGGAAATATTCTAACAATTAGGATTAATGTTGATCCATCCGATATGGGAAAGATTATTGGGAAACAAGGCAGAATTGCCAAGGCGATCAGAACCGTAGCAAAAGCTGCCGGAACTAAAGAAAATCTACAAGTAAATATAGACATAGTAGACTAA
- a CDS encoding phosphatidate cytidylyltransferase: MNKFLIRTISGIIILLMVIFFTTSGGKMLLVSVLLLSSIASFEMNKALKRIGINYPLIGQLIIGFIINLLAYYHEFKYLLIFLAFVVIYAFISAAVGNKYSFNDMNGYLFSILYVNFLLSFILLLDKKEYIYVVYCCAWGTDTFAYIFGALFGKNKLIERLSPNKTVEGALGGILGSIVLVLLIVYLRGMEQPIIWAIFAAIGSVISQIGDICASAIKRKAGIKDYGNIIVGHGGILDRFDSVLFTLPIVYILSIIIGR, encoded by the coding sequence ATGAATAAATTTCTAATACGCACGATAAGTGGAATAATTATTTTATTAATGGTTATTTTCTTCACTACAAGTGGTGGGAAAATGTTGCTTGTATCCGTTCTTTTGCTGAGTTCAATTGCATCTTTCGAAATGAACAAAGCACTCAAAAGGATAGGAATCAATTATCCGCTTATTGGGCAGCTGATTATTGGCTTTATCATAAATTTATTGGCTTATTACCATGAGTTTAAGTATCTTTTAATATTTTTGGCTTTCGTTGTTATATACGCGTTTATATCAGCTGCAGTAGGAAACAAGTACAGTTTTAACGATATGAATGGTTATCTATTTTCGATACTGTATGTAAACTTCTTGCTAAGTTTTATATTATTACTGGACAAGAAGGAGTATATTTACGTCGTATATTGCTGTGCATGGGGTACTGATACATTTGCTTATATTTTCGGAGCATTATTTGGAAAAAACAAATTGATTGAGAGATTAAGTCCTAATAAGACGGTAGAAGGTGCATTGGGAGGCATCTTGGGTTCCATAGTATTGGTGCTCTTAATAGTGTATTTAAGAGGCATGGAACAACCTATTATTTGGGCTATTTTTGCTGCAATCGGATCGGTGATTTCGCAAATAGGAGATATTTGTGCATCCGCTATTAAGCGTAAAGCCGGTATTAAAGATTATGGAAATATAATTGTTGGACATGGTGGTATACTGGACAGATTTGATTCGGTATTGTTTACGCTGCCCATTGTCTATATACTAAGTATTATTATAGGAAGGTGA
- the frr gene encoding ribosome recycling factor: MYKPVITELEQRAKKTISALKEELTQIRAGRANPALVEKITVDYYGVPTPLQQVASISAPEARLLVIQPWDVNIIKEIEKEIQKSDLGITPSNDGKLIRLPFPVLTEERRKDLTKVAKKISEDSKVGLRNLRRDAMDQIKKMEKENSLPEDDRKVAENEVQEVIDSYNKQIDEILKAKEDELMEF; this comes from the coding sequence ATGTATAAGCCGGTTATTACTGAATTAGAACAAAGAGCAAAAAAGACTATCTCAGCATTGAAAGAAGAGTTAACTCAAATAAGAGCTGGAAGAGCTAACCCTGCATTAGTTGAAAAGATAACGGTAGATTATTATGGAGTGCCGACACCATTACAACAAGTTGCTTCCATTTCAGCTCCGGAAGCCAGATTACTTGTAATCCAACCATGGGATGTAAATATTATTAAAGAAATCGAAAAGGAGATTCAAAAATCTGACCTAGGTATTACTCCGTCAAATGATGGAAAACTAATTAGATTACCTTTCCCTGTACTTACTGAGGAGAGAAGAAAAGATTTAACTAAGGTCGCCAAAAAGATTTCTGAAGATTCCAAAGTTGGATTGAGAAATTTAAGAAGAGATGCAATGGATCAGATTAAAAAAATGGAAAAAGAGAATTCTCTTCCTGAAGACGACAGAAAAGTTGCCGAGAATGAGGTTCAAGAAGTAATTGACTCATATAATAAGCAAATTGATGAAATCCTAAAAGCTAAAGAAGATGAATTAATGGAGTTTTAA
- the tsf gene encoding translation elongation factor Ts — protein MAYTAADVKELRAKTGAGMMDCKNALVETDGDIDKAVALLREKGLAGAEKKAGRIASEGIVDSYIHGGRIGVLIEVNTETDFVAKNEDFKRFVKDMAMQVAASNPKYVSREEIPESVVANERQVLVNQAMNESAEKNIPEDKAKMIAEKKVEGRMEKFFEDVCILDQPFIKDPSRKVGEILTELISVIGENIKIRRFMRYEVGEGLEKREENFAEEVAKQIG, from the coding sequence ATGGCATATACAGCAGCAGATGTTAAAGAGTTAAGAGCTAAAACAGGAGCAGGAATGATGGATTGTAAAAATGCTCTTGTTGAAACAGATGGTGATATTGATAAAGCAGTTGCACTTTTAAGAGAAAAAGGACTTGCAGGTGCTGAAAAGAAAGCCGGAAGAATTGCTTCTGAAGGTATAGTTGATTCTTATATCCACGGTGGAAGAATTGGTGTTTTAATTGAAGTAAACACTGAAACTGACTTTGTTGCAAAAAACGAAGACTTCAAGAGATTTGTAAAGGATATGGCAATGCAAGTTGCAGCATCAAATCCAAAATACGTTTCTAGAGAGGAAATACCGGAAAGTGTTGTAGCTAATGAAAGACAAGTACTTGTTAATCAAGCTATGAATGAATCTGCAGAGAAAAACATCCCTGAAGATAAAGCTAAGATGATTGCAGAGAAAAAAGTTGAAGGAAGAATGGAGAAATTCTTCGAAGATGTATGTATACTAGACCAACCATTCATTAAAGATCCGAGTAGAAAAGTTGGAGAAATCCTTACTGAATTAATAAGTGTGATTGGCGAAAACATCAAGATTAGAAGATTTATGAGATACGAAGTTGGCGAAGGATTAGAAAAGAGAGAAGAAAACTTTGCAGAAGAAGTTGCAAAACAAATAGGATAA
- a CDS encoding isoprenyl transferase, whose amino-acid sequence MNDNNTKKSGLPRHICIIMDGNGRWASKRFMPRQLGHKAGMDRVIDIVEYSSNLGIEYLSLYAFSTENWKRPAEEVNALMELLVVYIRNQLNSLKKNNVKIHIMGDKSALPNIARREIERSIKETENNTGMVLNLGINYGGRDEIIKACKELYRQVQNENMDIEKIDENMFSNYLYTANQPDPDLLIRPGSEQRLSNFMIYQTAYTELYFTDVLWPDFGKTELDEAIDEYRKRKRRFGGL is encoded by the coding sequence ATGAATGACAACAATACAAAGAAATCGGGTTTACCTAGACATATATGTATAATAATGGATGGAAATGGTCGTTGGGCTTCAAAAAGGTTTATGCCAAGACAATTAGGTCACAAAGCAGGTATGGATAGAGTTATCGATATTGTTGAATATTCTAGTAATTTAGGTATTGAATACCTTAGCCTTTATGCGTTTTCAACTGAAAATTGGAAAAGACCTGCCGAAGAAGTAAATGCCTTAATGGAATTGCTGGTAGTTTATATTAGAAATCAATTAAATAGTCTCAAAAAAAACAATGTAAAAATCCATATAATGGGGGATAAAAGTGCTTTACCCAATATAGCGAGACGTGAGATAGAAAGATCTATCAAAGAAACTGAAAATAATACAGGAATGGTACTTAATTTGGGTATAAATTATGGTGGAAGGGATGAAATTATAAAAGCCTGCAAAGAACTGTATAGACAAGTTCAAAACGAAAATATGGATATTGAAAAAATAGATGAAAATATGTTTTCGAATTATCTATATACTGCCAATCAACCCGACCCTGACCTTTTGATCAGACCCGGATCTGAACAGAGGCTTAGTAATTTTATGATATATCAGACTGCGTATACTGAACTTTATTTTACGGATGTACTATGGCCTGATTTCGGTAAAACAGAGCTAGATGAAGCAATTGATGAGTATAGAAAAAGGAAAAGACGATTCGGAGGACTTTAA
- the rseP gene encoding RIP metalloprotease RseP, protein MSSIILTTVTSVVVFLLVILIHEFGHFIIAKTVGIQVNEFSIGMGPKLYSKKSEETLYSIRALPIGGYVAMEGEDEESNNPRSFSNSSVGKRLAVVVAGAIMNFILAFVVLFIMGMIIGTPVNKIGGFVEPSNAKEVGLQVGDKIIAVDGVKTNSWEAVIENINKTDSKSLEITVQRNNEDLKFEVNRDSEGKIGIIRASERSIWGSMKYGFTTMKLLLNEMIKFLSRLFTGKVSINEVSGPVGIIREIGSAARTSIINVMMLLEFININVGFFNLLPIPALDGSKVVLLIIESIRKKPIPVEKEGLINLIGFVFLIGLLIVVTFKDIIQTGIFGG, encoded by the coding sequence ATGAGTTCTATTATATTAACGACAGTAACATCCGTAGTGGTTTTTCTGTTGGTTATTCTTATACACGAATTTGGACATTTTATAATTGCAAAAACAGTTGGCATACAGGTAAATGAATTTTCTATTGGAATGGGACCAAAACTATATTCTAAAAAGAGTGAAGAAACTCTCTATTCAATAAGAGCACTTCCAATAGGTGGTTATGTTGCTATGGAAGGAGAAGATGAGGAAAGTAATAATCCAAGAAGCTTTAGTAACTCTTCTGTTGGAAAAAGACTGGCTGTAGTTGTAGCCGGTGCTATAATGAATTTTATTCTAGCTTTTGTAGTACTATTTATTATGGGAATGATAATTGGTACTCCTGTAAATAAAATAGGTGGTTTTGTTGAGCCGTCGAATGCGAAAGAAGTGGGATTACAAGTAGGGGATAAGATTATTGCAGTTGACGGTGTTAAGACCAATAGCTGGGAAGCTGTAATAGAGAATATAAATAAAACAGATAGTAAAAGCTTAGAAATTACCGTCCAAAGAAATAATGAAGATCTAAAATTTGAAGTTAATAGAGATAGTGAAGGTAAAATAGGAATAATAAGAGCGTCCGAGAGATCAATTTGGGGATCTATGAAATATGGTTTCACAACCATGAAATTGCTTTTGAATGAGATGATAAAATTCCTGAGTAGACTCTTCACTGGAAAAGTAAGTATTAATGAAGTTTCCGGACCAGTAGGAATCATAAGGGAAATAGGTTCAGCGGCAAGAACCAGTATAATAAATGTTATGATGCTACTTGAATTTATTAATATAAATGTCGGATTTTTTAACTTATTACCAATACCTGCACTTGATGGGTCAAAGGTTGTCTTATTAATTATAGAATCCATTAGAAAGAAACCAATCCCTGTTGAAAAAGAGGGTCTAATAAACTTGATTGGATTTGTGTTTTTGATAGGTTTATTAATAGTAGTCACCTTTAAAGATATTATTCAAACCGGAATATTTGGAGGATAG
- the rpsB gene encoding 30S ribosomal protein S2, which translates to MSVITMKSLLEAGVHFGHQTRRWNPKMAKFIFTERNGIYIIDLQKTVKKMEEAYAVAKEVAENGGTVLFVGTKKQAQEAIENEAKRSGQHFVSQRWLGGMLTNYNTIKKRIDRLHELEKMEEDGVFDLLPKKEVMALVHERDRLEKFLGGIKEMKKLPDLMFVVDPKKEKIAVNEARILGIPVISIVDTNCDPDEVDYPIPGNDDAIRAVKLLTGTIANAIIEGNQGEQFDDYDKPEADEVEDIEEIEEVEEDTEDEE; encoded by the coding sequence ATGTCAGTAATCACAATGAAAAGCTTATTAGAAGCAGGTGTTCATTTCGGACACCAAACTAGAAGATGGAATCCTAAAATGGCTAAGTTCATCTTCACTGAGAGAAATGGTATTTATATCATCGATCTTCAAAAAACAGTAAAGAAAATGGAAGAAGCTTATGCAGTAGCTAAAGAAGTAGCTGAAAATGGTGGTACAGTTCTTTTTGTAGGAACCAAGAAACAAGCTCAAGAAGCTATTGAAAATGAAGCAAAAAGAAGTGGTCAACACTTCGTAAGCCAAAGATGGTTAGGTGGAATGTTAACTAACTACAACACTATCAAAAAAAGAATTGATAGACTTCATGAACTTGAAAAGATGGAAGAAGATGGAGTATTTGATTTACTTCCTAAGAAAGAGGTTATGGCTCTTGTTCACGAGAGGGATAGACTTGAGAAATTCTTAGGTGGAATTAAAGAAATGAAAAAACTTCCTGACCTAATGTTCGTTGTAGATCCGAAAAAAGAGAAGATTGCAGTTAATGAAGCTAGAATCTTAGGAATCCCTGTAATCAGTATAGTAGATACAAACTGTGACCCTGATGAAGTTGATTATCCAATTCCTGGAAATGACGATGCAATCAGAGCAGTAAAACTTCTAACAGGTACAATTGCCAATGCGATAATTGAAGGTAATCAAGGTGAGCAATTTGACGATTACGATAAACCTGAAGCTGATGAAGTTGAAGATATAGAAGAAATTGAAGAAGTAGAAGAAGATACTGAAGACGAAGAATAA
- the rpsP gene encoding 30S ribosomal protein S16 → MAVKIRLKRMGAKKRPFYRFVVADSRAPRDGRFIEEIGYYNPLTEPKTVKVDAERVNYWISVGAKPTDTVNRLFKNNGVYEAKKEEVVEEVKEETKEEIVEE, encoded by the coding sequence ATGGCAGTAAAAATTAGATTAAAAAGAATGGGTGCTAAAAAAAGACCTTTTTATAGATTCGTTGTTGCGGATTCTAGAGCACCAAGAGATGGAAGATTTATTGAGGAAATTGGATACTACAATCCACTAACTGAACCTAAAACAGTAAAAGTAGATGCAGAGAGAGTAAATTACTGGATTTCTGTAGGTGCTAAACCAACCGATACAGTTAACAGATTATTCAAAAACAATGGCGTATACGAAGCTAAAAAAGAGGAAGTAGTAGAAGAAGTAAAAGAAGAAACTAAAGAAGAAATAGTAGAGGAATAA
- the trmD gene encoding tRNA (guanosine(37)-N1)-methyltransferase TrmD, whose product MRFDIITVFPSFFECLNEYGVIGKAIKDSKIEINAVNLRDYSNNKHKKVDDEIYGGGPGMLMTPEPIYNAIQDLKMDNSKVVFLSPQGKLLNQQMVEEFSESDHLILLCGHYEGVDQRIIDNFIDYEVSIGDYVLTGGEIPAMAFIDAVSRFIPDVLGNEESAISDSLYDGLLKYSVYTRPSEFMGHKVPEVLLSGNHKLIEEWRRESSLKNTENKRPDLYKKYSKGE is encoded by the coding sequence ATGAGATTTGATATTATTACAGTTTTCCCATCTTTTTTTGAGTGCTTAAATGAATATGGCGTCATAGGCAAGGCAATTAAGGATTCAAAAATTGAAATTAATGCAGTTAATTTACGAGACTATTCTAATAATAAACATAAAAAAGTGGATGATGAAATCTACGGAGGTGGGCCTGGGATGTTAATGACACCCGAGCCCATATATAATGCCATTCAAGATCTTAAGATGGACAATTCCAAAGTGGTATTTTTGTCGCCACAGGGAAAATTACTGAATCAGCAGATGGTGGAAGAGTTTTCGGAAAGTGACCATTTGATATTACTATGTGGACATTATGAAGGTGTAGACCAAAGAATCATAGACAATTTTATAGACTATGAGGTTTCTATCGGAGATTATGTTTTGACAGGTGGTGAAATACCTGCTATGGCATTTATCGATGCCGTGTCAAGATTTATACCTGATGTGCTTGGCAATGAAGAGAGTGCAATATCTGATTCATTATATGACGGTTTGCTAAAATATTCGGTTTACACTAGACCAAGCGAGTTTATGGGGCATAAAGTCCCTGAAGTACTACTAAGTGGAAATCATAAGTTAATAGAAGAATGGCGTAGGGAAAGCTCCTTAAAAAATACTGAAAACAAAAGACCTGATCTATATAAGAAGTATAGTAAAGGTGAATAA